The following are encoded together in the Theileria orientalis strain Shintoku DNA, chromosome 1, complete genome genome:
- a CDS encoding predicted protein produces the protein MITYTNSGDNNRLTTGTRVSYNTIVRSAVNRGHVNNRGSEGNIRVISTSRTPLRGSIDSQSSSCRPRPENSARHYQNPREQHPNSENRHREPISTVVVREARPTPERRTTINNARVIPDSYTLFEELKRSDDDIKKYVHILSTGKSRSTIAVAKCLHKAVSDAQKAFNDICYSNAPLSIFANPLDFNIHNNNVVMDNNIPILFKINCECNKIFTFYRYRELENYLEIFYSQEMPPVKSEIKEERLDGELQILFSNINLRIQLITRYLYFMKSNYQEHIREVAEFQHRTGMITEIGNNRELSKIMPMLFRMSNRIDHLISLVSSHNFIIYRLIYDITKIKNKHLRISLFRRELDNLDIVIRLMADYNNTSRAIKIINFYNDDFITLLAKLDSDSMDTGAVIEWILSIRIDHYRQTYLTSICPNSADRTTRVEENNAVGSGVIQNEESVVVGSGVIQNEESVVVGSGVIQNEESVVVGSGVIQNEESVVVGSGVIQNEESVVVGSGAIQNEESVVVGSGVIQNEESVVVGSGVIQNEESVVVGSGAIQNEESVVVGSGVIQNEESVVVSPGVKKIKKGKKNDADDDFDRTINDFIASSNQTEQRQCDSQRRGAQGNYRNKYQSNGRVGKKSKAKNKKKGKKNNGGQGAPISGQNGSGELIMDSFVFEQAGETSEVVPSESPIEIKMPSDISDQEPVPEEVSDLIGPHGGVKTGVEDRMAVEVTPSTSASDQARMVGLRTEEESSEESERTPVSDEGQSPDFKSSRQQTPSTSETGREEPGEVEGNAEEEPEETVETEETEEQENDGAPDTINYIYTENLRLVNHDLGFTSGLSLLKMYNYLMMTGEYDRKPQEAFNVDYALKMLEHLKNKVFKLDWHLGVITEAINVLIPASANIKLGEDQDGSMLKVSRKVLLGLILDWTTVMTAMHNISSLSDYINLMIFNNNLSSDSLTMQLNIVNEIMANVFSEYNFCSYQITQLTSYMHYKGETPYLIPEDHCNDGNNESEERYERSVDEQSEELTEEQYEELLRQFPEEESKEQPEESEEQQLEESEEEQPEEKPSVLLFLYPNEIIWGWLDGALRNQKYSREVAIDDIYKGQPLHWKSQPLSYHTTTIDRLSTGTHENSTTELSHYNSQARRQLSAHSSTTNLSSYHSLRFVNTSNLYTGRVNH, from the exons atgatTACATACACAAATTCTGGGGACAATAACAGGCTAACTACAGGCACACGCGTTAGTTACAATACCATTGTTCGTTCGGCAGTTAACAGGGGACATGTAAACAATAGGGGTTCAGAAGGAAACATAAGGGTGATATCAACATCAAGGACCCCTCTCAGGGGTTCCATTGATAGTCAGAGTTCTTCTTGCAGACCAAGGCCAGAAAACTCTGCGAGGCATTATCAGAATCCGAGAGAACAGCACCCGAACTCGGAGAATCGTCACAGGGAACCCATATCAACCGTGGTGGTGAGAGAAGCTAGGCCTACTCCGGAGAGAAGAACAACAATAAACAATGCTCGCGTCATACCAGACTCTTATACTTTATTCGAGGAGTTGAAGAGATCTGATGACGacataaaaaaatatgtcCACATATTGTCTACTGGCAAGTCCAGATCAACAATAGCAGTCGCAAAATGTTTACACAAGGCAGTTTCAGACGCACAGAAAGCATTTAACGACATTTGCTATTCTAACGCCCCTCTATCCATTTTTGCCAACCCCTTAGATTTCAACATCCATAACAACAACGTAGTTATGGATAACAACATTCCCATCTTGTTCAAAATCAACTGTGAGTGCAACAAAATCTTTACCTTTTACAGATACAGGGAGTTGGAAAACTACCTAGAAATCTTTTACTCACAGGAGATGCCACCGGTTAAATCCGAGATCAAAGAGGAACGTTTAGATGGAGAGCTGCAGATTCTGTTCTCCAACATAAACCTGAGGATCCAGTTGATCACAAGGTACCTGTATTTCATGAAAAGCAACTATCAAGAACACATTCGTGAGGTTGCAGAATTCCAACACAGAACCGGGATGATCACTGAGATAGGCAACAACAGAGAGCTATCCAAAATAATGCCAATGCTGTTCCGCATGTCAAATCGCATAGACCACCTTATCTCTCTAGTCTCTTCCCACAATTTCATAATATACAGACTGATTTATGACATAACGAAAATCAAAAACAAGCATTTGAGAATCAGTTTGTTTAGAAGGGAGCTAGATAATTTGGATATAGTGATCAGGCTCATGGCAGACTACAACAACACATCAAGGGCTATTAAGATAATTAATTTCTACAACGATGACTTTATCACACTGTTGGCGAAGTTGGACTCCGACTCAATGGACACTGGAGCTGTTATAGAGTGGATTCTATCGATTAGGATTGATCACTACAGACAGACGTACCTGACGTCAATCTGCCCCAATTCAGCAGATAGGACCACAAGGGTAGAAGAAAACAATGCTGTTGGTTCTGGAGTAATTCAGAATGAGGAGTCAGTGGTTGTTGGTTCTGGAGTAATTCAGAATGAGGAGTCAGTGGTTGTTGGTTCTGGAGTAATTCAGAATGAGGAGTCAGTGGTTGTTGGTTCTGGAGTAATTCAGAATGAGGAGTCAGTGGTTGTTGGTTCTGGAGTAATTCAGAATGAGGAGTCAGTGGTTGTTGGTTCTGGAGCAATTCAGAATGAGGAGTCAGTGGTTGTTGGTTCTGGAGTAATTCAGAATGAGGAGTCAGTGGTTGTTGGTTCTGGAGTAATTCAGAATGAGGAGTCAGTGGTTGTTGGTTCTGGAGCAATTCAGAATGAGGAGTCAGTGGTTGTTGGTTCTGGAGTAATTCAGAATGAGGAGTCAGTGGTTGTTAGTCCTGGAGTTAAGAAGATTAAGAAGGGTAAGAAGAACGATGCTGATGACGATTTTGATCGTACgataaatgattttattGCGTCTTCCAACCAAACAGAACAAAGACAGTGTGATAGCCAGAGGAGAGGAGCACAAGGAAATTATAGAAATAAGTACCAGAGTAACGGAAGAGTTGGGAAGAAATCAAAGGCGAAGAATAAGAAAAAGGGAAAGAAAAACAATGGAGGCCAAGGTGCGCCAATATCTGGACAAAATGGATCTGGTGAATTGATCATGGATTCATTTGTGTTCGAACAGGCAGGAGAGACGTCTGAAGTGGTTCCTTCAGAGTCTCCAATAGAGATCAAAATGCCCTCAGATATAAGTGACCAGGAGCCAGTACCTGAGGAAGTTTCAGATCTCATAGGTCCCCATGGAGGTGTGAAGACGGGAGTAGAAGACAGAATGGCTGTAGAGGTAACGCCAAGTACATCGGCCTCAGATCAGGCGAGAATGGTAGGACTGAGGACCGAGGAGGAAAGCAGCGAGGAATCAGAAAGAACACCAGTTTCAGACGAAGGTCAAAGCCCAGACTTTAAGAGTAGCAGACAACAGACGCCGTCAACATCTGAAACAGGAAGAGAAGAACCAGGAGAGGTGGAAGGAAATGCGGAGGAGGAACCAGAGGAAACCGTGGAAACCGAGGAAACCGAGGAGCAAGAAAATGATGGAGCCCCAGAcacaattaattatatatatacagaAAACCTGCGCTTGGTAAATCATGATCTAGGATTCACCTCAGGATTAAGTTTGTTAAAGATGTATAACTACCTGATGATGACCGGAGAATACGATCGCAAGCCGCAGGAGGCTTTCAATGTTGACTATGCCCTGAAGATGCTGGAacatttgaaaaataaagtattcAAACTCGACTGGCATCTGGGTGTCATAACAGAGGCAATAAACGTGTTGATACCGGCCTCAGCAAATATCAAGTTAGGCGAGGACCAGGACGGCTCAATGTTAAAAGTCTCGAGGAAGGTGCTCTTGGGATTGATTCTTGATTGGACCACAGTGATGACAGCGATGCACAACATATCGTCACTGTCAGACTACATTAACCttatgatttttaataacaatcTTAGTTCGGATAGCCTGACAATGCAACTGAACATTGTCAATGAGATTATGGCAAACGTGTTTTCTGAATACAATTTTTGCTCATACCAGATTACGCAGTTAACATCGTACATGCATTATAAGGGCGAAACACCATATCTAATACCAGAGGATCACTGCAATGATGGCAACAATGAGTCGGAGGAACGATATGAGAGATCAGTGGATGAACAATCGGAGGAATTAACAGAGGAACAATATGAGGAATTACTGAGGCAATTTCCAGAGGAAGAATCGAAGGAACAACCGGAGGAATCAGAAGAGCAACAACTTGAGGAATCAGAAGAGGAACAACCGGAGGAAAAACCATCagtgttattatttttgtatccAAACGAGATTATTTGGGGATGGTTGGATGGAGCACTGAGAAACCAAAAATACTCCAGAGAAGTGGCCATTGACGATATTTACAAAGGG CAACCTTTACACTGGAAGAGTCAACCACTGAGTTATCACACCACAACAATCGATCGCTTATCAACCGGCACCCACGAAAATTCAACCACTGAGTTATCACATTACAACAGTCAAGCACGTCGTCAGCTGTCAGCCCACAGCTCCACAACCAATCTTAGTAGCTACCACAGCCTAAGATTCGTCAACACTAGCAACCTTTACACTGGAAGAGTCAACCACTGA